CTCAGTAAAACAAGAAAAGCACTACTATAATAGTGAACCTCTCTACAGTCTGGTCGTCGAACTCGCGACCCTCCCGATGATAATCGGGATATTCTCACCATTCTCTTTATGAAGTTTTGAGCATAAAAAAAGCCTCAACTAATTGTTGAAGCTTTTCGCGGTCTGGACGGGACTCGAACCCGCGACCCCCTGCGTGACAGGCAGAATATATTTAAGTTGAAATGAAACCAAAAGTTCATTTAATCGTTATGTAATAAGGGTTTTGTTAATATCTGTTTTATCTTTTGAAATCAAAGTAGTCTATTTTAGCATGGTAAAACACGCAAAAACATGCAAAAAATAATATGGCTAAAGTAAAACTTAAATTAGATAATAGAAAAAATAGTAAAAGAAAAGATGGAACTTCTCCTTTGATATTATTCTTGTCTCACAAAACAAAAACAAGAACTATTTCTTTAGGCTATTCATTAAAAAGTAAAGATTGGTGTCAAGAAACATTAAAAATAAAGAATATAGAGAATCATAAATTTATTTCAATTAAAGTAAATAATCAATTGACTAAGGCAAGAGCTTTTATTATTTCTCACAAGCTAGAAATTGAAACGATGTCTATAGAAGAATTAAAGAATAGAGTTTTAACAGAGATATTATCAAATGAATCAACTTTAACTTATGATAAGAGAAAATTTTTGAAAAAGAAAATAACAAAAACTTCATTAGTTAATTATTCAAAATTAAAAATAGAAAGACTAAGAAATGCAAATAAATTAGGGTACATAGAAGCAATTCAAACTGGTATCAATTCCTTACTTCAGTTTCATAACACAAATGATGTATTATTTTCAGAAATAGATAAAACGTTTTTGAAAAACTTTATAGCTTATTCTACAGGTAGAGGTAATAAACCAAATACAATAAGTGCTTACTTAAGGCCTATCAAAACGTTATTTAATGAAGCAATAGAAGATGATATTATTTCAGCAGATTTATATCCTTTTAAAGGATTAAAAATGCCAAGGGCAAAACCAACCAAAAAAAGAGCTTTAAGAATAGAAACAATTAATGCTATTAGAGATTTAGAATTAAAAGAGAAATCTGCTCTATGGGATGCTAGGAACTACTTTCTTTTTATGTTTAATAATATGGGGCTAAATATGATAGATATGGCCAAATTAAGAAAAGGACAATTAAGAGATTTAAAAATAGAGGAGGGAAAAATAATATCTGGAAGACTTTTATATACAAGAAGTAAAAATCAACGACAGTATTCTATTAAACTTACTGATGAATCATTAAAAATTCTTAGTTTTTACAATGTAGTGCAAAAATCAGATGGTGATTTAGTCTTTCCTATTGGTTTTAATGATTCTCCAATGGGAAGAAGAACGTATAAAAAGAAGAGACAACGTATTAATGGTAGGTTGAAAACTTTAGGTAAAATGGTAGGAGTAGATGAAGAAATTACTTCATATTATGCAAGACACTCTTGGGCAACAATAGCGAAAAGAAAAATGATACCAGTTTCAGTAATAGCAGAAGGTTTAGGACATTCCGATCTAAAAACAACACAAATTTATCTAGATTCATTTGATGATGAAACATTAGACGAAGCTAATGACAGAATAGTAGGTTGAATATGCTTGTATAAGCAAAATTATTTGCATGAAGATGAATGTTTCCATTTTGTCAAAACTATATTTAACATAGGATGGCGTTAATTGAGGGATCAAATGGAAAGATAGAGATGATAAGTTATCCTGTTTCAGTTTGTATATTAGATTATGTAAAGTACAAATATATTGGAAAAAAGTTATGGAAATATGCTAATGAAATGACAAATATAAAGTGTCTTAATTAAAAGATTATTTTTAGGTTAAAGTTATGTTTTAAGTTAAAAAAATGAAACTTGTTGCTTCAACTTTTATTAAAGTTGTTTTAACTATTCAATAAGAAAAATGAATTGAGTATATTGATTATTTTTAACATTTTAAGCACTTCTTAATTAAGAATAGATTCATTATTCTACCTTCTCATTTTTTAACTTAGTATGTGAAATTTGGGAGTAGTGCCGGCCAATGAGGTAATGGATATGGCTGCTATTGCCTATAACATAAAGAAATACTTAAAATTTACTCAAAAGAAGACAAATACTGCAGTAAGAGTTGCAGTTCAACTATTTTTCTCAAAACTAACTTTACAAACTCAAATAAATCCAATTTAAGAAAGTCTATTTTTACAGAAATCAACTTCTAAAAGGAGATATTAAGGCCTTTAAAAAGCTTTAAATTTTATTGCTTTTTCGTTTTTTTGAGAGTTGTGCAACTGTTACCATTGTTGTGCGCTCGTTTTATTTATCAGTTCTTTTCTTTAAATCCTCAATTTTAGGTGCGATAAGATTAAAAAACTTTATTATTTCAGGCATAAAACTTCCTAGTGATGGATACTTATATCTATTATTATCATATCTCTCCAATTCCATTACTAACTCATCAGTCCATAAAAAACTGCTAATTAACTGCTCATCCAATTCATTTTCGATTGTTTTTTTATCATAATCATGATCCTTCATATATTTGACAACTGCCGCTCTAACCAACGCTTCATCATACATAGTTTTCCAATTGCCATATGCTTGTTTATTCATTTCATTTTTTATTTTATCAAAAATTATTGTACCACTTTTTTGAAGCTCAGAACGATATATCTCTACAAGATGATTTACAAATGAATGATTAAACTCATGTAAAAGTGTTGGGAAATATTCGTCAATTTCATAATTAGGAATACTTAAACTATCAACACTCCACGTTCCCATTATTGCATATATTACTTCATTTCCATTTTTAGTGAATATTTTTGGACCATAATTTGCACCACCATTTCCTAATGCATTTATAATTCTAAATTCACCTTTAGGCTTTGCCCCATAAAAATTTTGATACCATTCTAAGTCTAATTGTTGATATACTTTTTTAAATCTGTTAGATGCAGTTTTGTAAAGTTCTTTATTTTTACTAAAAAAAGTTTCACAGTCGGCATCAGCATAAAATTCATTTAACAGCTTCAAAAATTTTATTGAGCTTTCTTTTTCCCAAGGTTCCTCAAGTGATTTGCATGGAAAAGGGATTGATATAGGTTTAATAATAGGCGGTTCAGTTATATGAATAGCCATACTCATAACAGAACTAAAACCAATTCCATCCTCAAGTAATTCATCTTTTACGAACTTAATTAAATCGTGATTTTTATATTTTCCAAAATGACTTTCAATGCTTTCAACGTACTTTGGAAAAAGGTTTTGACTATATTCATGACTACCTGCAAGTCTAAAAATAATGCTTAATAGTTCTACACGTTTATCTACTTTCGGTTCTTTTAGTATTGTTGCTTTTTGTTCAATATTTACTTCTTTCTTTTGAAAACACGCATTTAAAGTGAGTGAAATCAAAAATATTCCTATTATTTGTTTCATTAATTAGTTCTGTTTTTATTCATTCGTCTAATGCCGCACAACTTGTAGTCAGAAAAGAATGAGAATCTGCTTCATATTATAGTTTTATATATAATAGTAGTTTAAAATTTATCTTAACTTGTGTTTTCAAACTCTTTAGAATGTTAAGAAAAGTAGATTATATGTTTGTTCACATCGATTATCAAAGATCATTGATGTTTCATCAGTCTGAAAAAATTACTTATAGTAAGTGTTATAAAAATCATCTGGAATAGCACTAGAAAAATTAAAACCATTGTCAATTATAAATTGGTAAAGTTCATTTTTACTGTTATTAGTAGATGTGATACTTATATCAAGTTGATTTAATTTAAAAATCGGAGTATTTTTATCTGCTGAAAAAAGAAGTATTGGTAAGTTTTGTATTTTTGATCCTTTTGGAATATTATTGTACTTGCTATGAATTTGATTTAATTTAACCTCTTGTTTGTTATATACGTAAAATAAATATTGACGTAATGTAACTGAATCGTTAACGATTGAATTATCAAAAAAATCATTAATTAAAGCCTCAAATTTAATTTGCAATTCAGGGTGTTCTGTTAGGCTGAATCTTGAATAACTATAAATACTTTCAAAAATTTCGTTAGGTAATGAGCCTCCATAATTACCGGATTCAATATTTCCTATAACTACTTTTGATATTTTAGGTAATTCTTTTTTTGTGATTTGATCAACCGTTTTCATGTTAATTTGTTTTGTTATTTTTTCTTTATCTAGTTCAAATTTTGAAAGTTTTTTATCTGTATTTATTGGTGTAGAGAAGGTGTTTGACTGTTTTAATACGTTGGCCTCATTATTTTGAGAGTTAGCAGAACAAGATAAGATTACTGGTACAACAATTAAGTTAACTAAGTTCAAAAGATAATAGTATGGCATTCTTTATTTGATATAAAAATTCTTAAGTAAATTTACTAAAAAATATTTCATATGTGAATTCTTTTTCAGTAAATTTGCATCGTGCACGACTTAATTTTAAAGGTATGATAAAAATAGTATTAAGAATCATTTTAGGAATATTTATGCTTTATGCAGGTATAGGGCACTTGACATTTTTACGAGAAGAGTTTTATGCTCAAGTTCCTAAGTGGTTAATATTGGGTGAAGGTTTTATGGATTTTATAGTTATAGCATCTGGTTTATTAGAAATAATAATTGGGGGGCTATTGATTATAGGAGGAAAGTTTAAGATAAAAACTGGAATTACCTTAGCTATATTCTTTGTTTTGGTTTTTCCAGGTAACATAAATCAATATATCTATAGCATTGATGCTTTTGGGCTAGATACAGATATAAAAAGATTAGTTCGTATGTTTTTTCAGCCAGTATTAATTGTATGGTCACTTTGGTCTACAGAATATTTTAGTAGAGGTAGTAAAATAGAAAATTAATGATAAACAATATGGAATTCTTAGAGAAGTTAAAATGGAGATATGCTACTAAAGCTATGAATGGTAGTAGTGTTGATAAGGAAAAGATTGATCAAATTATTGAAGCAATATCGTTGTCTCCTACTTCAAGTGGATTACAGCCTTTTGAAGTTTTAGTCATAACTAATGATGAAGTCAAACAAAAAATAAAAGCTGTAGCTTGGAATCAATCTGTAGTTACAGACTGTTCACATTTATTTGTTTTTGCGGCATGGGGTACATACACTGAAGATAGAATCAATCGTATGTTTGATTTGACAAACGAAATTAGAGGGTTTAAGAATGAAGGTTGGGAAAATTACCGACAAACGCTTTTAAATTCGTATCCACAAAGATCGCCAGAGTATAATTTTCAACATGCTTCAAAACAAGCTTACATTGCGTTTACTAATGCAATTAATGCTGTAGCTGCATTAGGTATAGATTGTACGCCAATGGAAGGGTTTGAACCTGAAGCTGTAGATGATATTTTAAATCTTAAAGAAAAAGGGTTGAGGAGTTGTGTAATGTTACCTATTGGTTATAGAGATGAAAAAAAAGATTGGCTAGTAAACCTTGAAAAGGTTAGAAAACCTTATGAAGAATTAATTACTGTAATTGAGTAGAAAATAGAATAGATTCCTGTTAAAAATAAATATTTTTAACAGGAATTGAAAGGTTTTAGTCATAAATAATTTAAAATTTTTAAGAAAATGTAATATTTTTGTGTCAAAATTTTTTATGATTTACTCTCGTTACTTAAAAGCTTTTCTATGTTTAAATTTATTGCTGATGCCCCATTTTTTATGGGCTCAAACAGGTCCAGGAGGATTTGGGACTACTAGTGGAGATTCTAACTTAAAATTTTGGATGGATGCAAATAATGGTATCTCAGGAAGCGGTCCTGTCTCTGCAATTTCTGACTTGTCAGGAAGCGGGGTAGTTTCTGTAGTCAATGGAGACCCTTCTTTAACAACTAGTTCTTTAAACGGTTACAATGTTATTACTTTTGATGGGGCAGGAGATTTTATATCAACTAATTTATCCATAAATGCAGGGGTAATGCCAGATGTTTCTATTATATCTTTGTATACTCCTAGAGTTGATAATGCAGGAGGTGTATGGGGTGAAGATGATGCTAATTGGGATCGATTTATTTTTGATAAGACTAACTTGCATCCAAATTATCATAGTGCTGTTCCAAATGGAACAGGACCTGTAACCAATATTAGTAATATTTTCCCCTTAGCAACTCCAGTAATTACCTCAGTTATTTTTAGAGAAGATGTGGTAAACGGAACGAATGTTTATGCCAACGAATCATTAGAGAGTACTTTTACATCTAATATGGGACCTGAAATTTCAAATAATTTTACAATCGGAGATATAGGTTCAAATTTAGGAATATTTGATTTTGATGGCGACATTGCAGAAATTATAGTTGTAGATAAAGCTATAAATACTTCTGAAAGAATAATTATTCATAATTATTTAGCGGCAAAATATGGAGTATCTTTAGTTAATAATGATGTCTATAATCAAGACGAACCAGCTTCAGGTAACTATGATCACGACGTTGCTGGTATTGGTCAAGCTTCAGACGGTACAAATCATACTGATTCACAAGGTACTGGAACTGTTCGAATCTTAAACCCTAGTAATTTAGACAATGATGAGTTTATGATGTGGGGACATAATAATGGTAATCCACAAGCTGTAGAGTTCTTTGATGTTCCTGTGGGAATACAAGCTAGGTTGGGAAGAGTATGGAGAGTTAGTGAAGTTAATACGTCTGGAGTAGGAGTTGATGTTGGAGCTGTTGATATTCGATTTGATTTAAATGGTTTAGGTCCAATTACAGCTTCTGATTTAAGGTTGTTGGTAGATAGCGATGATGATGGTAGTTTTAATGATGAAGCGCCTATTTCAGGAACCGTTAGTTTAGGTAGTGGAATTTATGAATACCAAAGTGTTACAGCAATAGATAATAATGCTAGATTTACTATAGCTACAGCTAATCGTATTCAAACCCCATTGCCTGTAGAGTTAACTAGTTTTGTTGTAGTCCCATATCAAGGAGATAATGTTATATTAAAATGGGAGACAGCTAGTGAAATTGATAATGATTATTTTAGAGTTGAAAAATCAGTTAATGGAACAGATTGGAAATATGTTGGTCGAGAAGAGGGAGCCGGTAATTCTTCTTCGACTAATGCATATAGCATGATTGATAAATCTCCATACATGGGACTTTCATATTATCGATTAAAACAAGTTGATTTTAATGGAGAATTTAAATATGA
The Flavobacteriales bacterium DNA segment above includes these coding regions:
- a CDS encoding DUF4932 domain-containing protein; the protein is MKQIIGIFLISLTLNACFQKKEVNIEQKATILKEPKVDKRVELLSIIFRLAGSHEYSQNLFPKYVESIESHFGKYKNHDLIKFVKDELLEDGIGFSSVMSMAIHITEPPIIKPISIPFPCKSLEEPWEKESSIKFLKLLNEFYADADCETFFSKNKELYKTASNRFKKVYQQLDLEWYQNFYGAKPKGEFRIINALGNGGANYGPKIFTKNGNEVIYAIMGTWSVDSLSIPNYEIDEYFPTLLHEFNHSFVNHLVEIYRSELQKSGTIIFDKIKNEMNKQAYGNWKTMYDEALVRAAVVKYMKDHDYDKKTIENELDEQLISSFLWTDELVMELERYDNNRYKYPSLGSFMPEIIKFFNLIAPKIEDLKKRTDK
- a CDS encoding site-specific integrase, with the translated sequence MAKVKLKLDNRKNSKRKDGTSPLILFLSHKTKTRTISLGYSLKSKDWCQETLKIKNIENHKFISIKVNNQLTKARAFIISHKLEIETMSIEELKNRVLTEILSNESTLTYDKRKFLKKKITKTSLVNYSKLKIERLRNANKLGYIEAIQTGINSLLQFHNTNDVLFSEIDKTFLKNFIAYSTGRGNKPNTISAYLRPIKTLFNEAIEDDIISADLYPFKGLKMPRAKPTKKRALRIETINAIRDLELKEKSALWDARNYFLFMFNNMGLNMIDMAKLRKGQLRDLKIEEGKIISGRLLYTRSKNQRQYSIKLTDESLKILSFYNVVQKSDGDLVFPIGFNDSPMGRRTYKKKRQRINGRLKTLGKMVGVDEEITSYYARHSWATIAKRKMIPVSVIAEGLGHSDLKTTQIYLDSFDDETLDEANDRIVG
- a CDS encoding NAD(P)H-dependent oxidoreductase, with the protein product MEFLEKLKWRYATKAMNGSSVDKEKIDQIIEAISLSPTSSGLQPFEVLVITNDEVKQKIKAVAWNQSVVTDCSHLFVFAAWGTYTEDRINRMFDLTNEIRGFKNEGWENYRQTLLNSYPQRSPEYNFQHASKQAYIAFTNAINAVAALGIDCTPMEGFEPEAVDDILNLKEKGLRSCVMLPIGYRDEKKDWLVNLEKVRKPYEELITVIE
- a CDS encoding T9SS type A sorting domain-containing protein; translated protein: MPHFLWAQTGPGGFGTTSGDSNLKFWMDANNGISGSGPVSAISDLSGSGVVSVVNGDPSLTTSSLNGYNVITFDGAGDFISTNLSINAGVMPDVSIISLYTPRVDNAGGVWGEDDANWDRFIFDKTNLHPNYHSAVPNGTGPVTNISNIFPLATPVITSVIFREDVVNGTNVYANESLESTFTSNMGPEISNNFTIGDIGSNLGIFDFDGDIAEIIVVDKAINTSERIIIHNYLAAKYGVSLVNNDVYNQDEPASGNYDHDVAGIGQASDGTNHTDSQGTGTVRILNPSNLDNDEFMMWGHNNGNPQAVEFFDVPVGIQARLGRVWRVSEVNTSGVGVDVGAVDIRFDLNGLGPITASDLRLLVDSDDDGSFNDEAPISGTVSLGSGIYEYQSVTAIDNNARFTIATANRIQTPLPVELTSFVVVPYQGDNVILKWETASEIDNDYFRVEKSVNGTDWKYVGREEGAGNSSSTNAYSMIDKSPYMGLSYYRLKQVDFNGEFKYEQMRSIKFTHDHSALNTYPNPSIDYLTVEMDFDSMNSDVILYNLSGKSMQNHIRIISQEKSKIVFDITSLSAGVYYLKRGTEVKKVIKVSPLH